The following coding sequences are from one Nitrospirota bacterium window:
- a CDS encoding DUF4079 family protein, which produces MTKEMSDIHSYSPIINLLGYIHGTYNFFVFIAFIYQSIIGLRIRKERLQGNPPNIHTIRKHRKSGPIFAVEGVIGFLAGMTIVYIAEGHIMVYPLHFFIGLLITLSIIITLILSKKIKSRESKWRTLHLASGILIICLYVIQIFIGIKIIFT; this is translated from the coding sequence TTGACTAAGGAAATGTCAGATATACATTCATACAGCCCTATAATAAATCTTTTAGGATATATTCATGGTACTTATAATTTTTTTGTTTTTATTGCCTTTATCTATCAGTCAATTATAGGTTTAAGAATCAGAAAAGAAAGACTACAAGGAAATCCTCCTAATATACACACAATTAGAAAGCACAGAAAATCAGGGCCAATTTTTGCAGTGGAAGGCGTTATAGGCTTTCTTGCTGGTATGACAATCGTTTATATAGCGGAAGGACATATCATGGTATATCCATTACATTTCTTTATCGGACTTTTGATTACTCTTTCAATTATAATTACATTAATCCTCTCCAAAAAAATTAAAAGCCGTGAATCAAAATGGAGAACTCTACATTTAGCATCTGGTATTTTGATAATATGTCTTTATGTTATCCAGATATTTATAGGTATAAAGATAATATTTACATGA
- a CDS encoding transaldolase, translating into MKPKNLRTRIFLDGGDPDETRQILQNMGFIDGQTTNPTLIAKNPIARQRMEKGEKFKKVEILEFYRSVVKELSNLIPHGSISVEVYADHTTTAEEMIGQAEEMFSWIPNAHIKLPIIPEGLKAAEIAVKKGIRINMTLCFTQEQAAAVYVATLGARKGDVFVSPFVGRLDDRGENGMDLISNIIKMYENGDGHVEVLTASVRNYEHLLCSLKLASDIVTVPFKVLIEWNGKGLQVPDNEYIYKVENLKKIDYKKIDLGKKWQHYEIRHELTDIGLKRFVDDWISLIQ; encoded by the coding sequence ATGAAACCAAAAAACCTCAGGACAAGGATATTTTTGGATGGAGGAGACCCTGATGAAACAAGGCAGATATTACAAAATATGGGCTTTATCGACGGACAGACGACAAATCCTACCCTGATTGCAAAAAATCCGATAGCCAGACAACGTATGGAAAAAGGTGAGAAATTTAAAAAAGTTGAAATACTGGAATTCTATCGTAGTGTTGTAAAAGAACTGTCAAATCTTATTCCACATGGTTCAATTTCAGTTGAAGTCTATGCTGATCACACAACAACAGCAGAAGAAATGATAGGACAAGCAGAAGAGATGTTTTCCTGGATTCCTAATGCTCATATCAAACTCCCAATAATTCCTGAAGGTCTCAAAGCAGCAGAAATTGCAGTAAAAAAAGGGATACGTATAAACATGACTTTATGTTTTACACAAGAACAGGCTGCTGCTGTATATGTAGCTACTTTAGGTGCAAGAAAAGGCGACGTTTTTGTTTCTCCTTTTGTTGGACGACTCGATGACAGGGGTGAAAATGGAATGGATTTAATATCCAACATAATAAAAATGTATGAAAATGGTGATGGACATGTTGAAGTATTGACCGCAAGTGTAAGGAATTATGAACATTTATTATGCTCTCTAAAACTTGCATCAGATATTGTCACTGTTCCTTTCAAAGTATTGATAGAATGGAATGGGAAGGGACTTCAAGTGCCTGATAATGAATATATCTATAAGGTTGAAAACCTGAAGAAAATAGATTATAAAAAAATTGATCTTGGGAAAAAATGGCAGCATTATGAAATAAGGCATGAATTAACAGATATTGGACTAAAACGCTTTGTTGATGACTGGATTTCATTGATTCAATAA